Part of the Pirellulales bacterium genome is shown below.
TGGCCGAGGCGGCTTTGCAGCAGGGGGCGCGCCTCGTTCACGTTTCCAGCATTGATGCCCTGGCCGTGCGCTCGCTGGACAACCCGGTCGATGAAAACACGCCTGTCGATGGCGAAGTCCCTTGCCCGTACGTCATTACCAAGCGCGAGGCGGAGCAAGTAGTGCTGGAGTGTGTGGCCCGGGGCTTGAACGGAGTGATTGTGAATCCCGGCTTCATGCTGGGCCCTTGGGATTGGAAGCCCTCTTCGGGACGCATGCTGCTCAAAATTTCCAGCGGCTGGGCGATGCTTGCGCCGCCGGGCACTAATTCGTACTGCGACGTGCGCGACGTGGCGGCCGGAATTTTGGCGGCGCTGGAGCGGGGACGGACCGGGCAGCGCTACATTTTAGCCGGCCAAACGCTGACCTATCGCAAAGCGCTGAAAATCTTGGCTCCCACTACCGGCTCGCGGCCGCCGATTCGCACCGCCATTCAACCAACCATCAAGCTGATTGGGCGTGCGGGCGATTTACTGACTTGGATTACCGGGCACGAAAGCGACGTGAATTCCGCCGCCACGGCCATGTCGCTGCTCCCCAAGAATTATTCCAGCGCGAAAGCCGCCGCCGAATTGGGCTACCACACCCGCAGCCTGGATCAATCGGCCTCCGACGCCTGGCAGTGGCTGAAGCAGCACGGGTATGTGAAGAAATGAAAAGCTTGGCGGTTGCGTGGCCGGCGGCGGCGCTAACCAAGTAGAAGTGCTATTCCCGTAGCGGTGCTAGCAGGATGTTCACAGCATCCGGGTCCGGAAGGCGTGGCCTTCCGGCTATGTTGGAAACGCTATCTCTATGTAAGACCTGCACTAAACAGGGCCCTTGGATTTTCAGTCTTTGGATTCTCAGCCTGCCGCAATGATCATCGCGGCGGCGTGGCCCAGGCGTGAAGTGCTGAGTTTGAGCACCGTATTGGAAGCGGCACCGAGGGAAGATTCTCCGGAGAACACATGCAGGGAAGCGGTTCCGCGATTGGTGCGTAGCGCTGAGCCGTGAATTACATTTACCGGGCAAGCGGGATCAGGATGTTGGTAATTGAGCGTGATGGGAATTTCGCCCGCCTGCAGCCCGACAACGGAAGCGGCCAGTTCCAGCGCGCCGCCGCCGGAGCCCAGATGGCCGAAGAAACTTTTGGGAGCCGTCACGGGCACATCGCCCAACAGCGCGTGAATGGCTTGGGCTTCGCAGCGGTCATCTTCCATAGTGCTGAGGCCATGGGCGTTCACGTGGCCGATTTCGCCCGGCTGCAAATGGGCGCGGCGGAGCGCTTCGGCAATGACCTGCCGAATCGCTGACCCGGTTAGCGGCTCGGCGTAGACTGCCTGGTTGCCGCGCAGTGGCTCATGAGCGCTGGCATAACTTAACACTTGCGCCAAAATGGGCGCGCCGCGGCGCTGGGCGTGCTGCCTGCTTTCCAAGACAAACGCGGCCGCTCCCTCGCCGTTGACCAGGCCATCGCGCTGGGCATCGAATGGGCGGCTCGCGGAAGCGGGATCATCGCTGCGATGCGATAGATCTCCGTCGCCTCGATAAGCCATCGCGGTAGGATGGATGCGGCACCCCACGCCGCCGGCAAGCATCACATCGGCGGAATCGCGCTCGATGGCCCGCACCGCTTCGGCCAGGGCCGCCAGGCTGCCGACATCGCTGTGGCCAATGGTGTTGCACGGCCCGCGGGCATCGTGGACGATGGCCACGTGGCAGGCAATCATGTTGGGCAAATTGCGGAGCAAGAAGAGCGGATAAACATCGGTCATGGCCGCCGGGGCCCAGTCGGCAAAATCGAATTCGCCTTGCGCCAGGCAGCGACGGTAAGCGTTTTCCAGTTCGGCCAGTTCGCAATAAATCATGTCGGCGGCAAACACCACGCCGCAGCGGTCCGGCTCGGCGAATGGCGAAGTGAGGCCGGCACTGGTAACGGCCATATCGGCGGCGGCAAAGCCGAATTGAATTTCGCGCGACATCAATTTCAAGCTTTTTCGCGGGCGAACGTAGGCTTTGGGATCGAAATCGACGACCTCGGCGCCAAACTGGACGGGCAGCGCGCTGGTGTCGAACTGCGTAATGGGCCGCACTCCGCTACGGCCGGCTTGCAGCGACGACCAAAACGCCTTCGGGCCAATGCCGATAGGGCTGACCACGCCCAGGCCGGTGATGACGACATCGCGGTGTTGGTCGGCTTGGCTCATGGCAGAGGAGAAGATGACTAATTTCGAATGTCGAAAGAATGACGAATGCCAAATGACGAAATTCTATCCGAGAACTTAAAGAGTGCGCTAGGTTTGAAACTTCGTCATTCAAGCTGCATTCGACAGTAGTCATTCGTCATTGGTCATTGATTTTGGCCAGGTGTTCGGTGGCGGCCAAATCGTAGAGCCGATATTTTTTATACAGCCGGGCACCCCCTTTTTCCAAGCTAGCTACGGCCAGGGTGTTGGCTTCGGAAACCCAGGAAAATTCGGCTTCTTCCATGCCAATTGCCAGCCCCTTGGGGACCAAACTAATTAGCAGCACCACGCCAATGCCCCATTTTTGATATTCGGGAATTACGTTGGTGCTGATGAGGCGCACCCGCTTTAAATTCCGTTTTTTACTGAGTAACTTGAGAAAGCCGAACGGAAACAGCCGGCCATCGATGGCTTTAATGCGAGGATTGTAATCGGGCAGGCCGAACACGGCGCCAATGGCTTTGCCCTCCACTTCGGCCACGCACGTCAGCTCCGGAATGATGAGATGTTTCAGATCGCGGGCCGTCCATTGGATTTCGGCCCGGGTGATGGGCACAAAGCCCCAAATGTGCAGGAACGAGGCGTTGTAGACGTGCAGAAACGTTTCCAGATCTTCCTGGAAGCGGCCGCGATCCATGGGGCGCGTTTTCACGTTGAACGTTTCGGTAACACGATTCACCAGCGTGGCGACGCGGGGCACCTGATGGTCGAGATCTTTCTTGTAGCCGATGTAGGCAAATAAATCGTGCGCTTTGGCGAAACCGTATGACTCGATCAAGGCCGCATAGTACGGCGGGTTGTACGTCATCATGAACGTGGGCGGATCGTCAAAGCCTTCGATGAGCAAACCAATTTCGTAATTGAACGAAGGATTGACCGGGCCGCGCAGGGCGTGCAAATTTCGCTCCGCCAGCCAGGAACGGACTGCATCGAATAGTGCGTGGGCCACCGCCTTGTCGTCAATGCAATCGAAGAAGCCCCAGAAGCCGCGCCGCTCGTGGTGGTGCCGGTTATGCTCGTGATTAACAATGCCGGCAATCCGCCCGACCACTTGCCCGTTGCGGCGAGCGATAAACGTTTGCACTTCGCCGATTTCTTGAAACGGATGATATTTCCAACCCACCAGCCGCTTGAACTCGCCCCGCAGCGGCGGAATCCACATGGGATCGTTGCGGTAGTGATCCCAGGCGAATTTCATGAACGCGCGGCGGTCGCGCCAACTTCGCGTGGGCTGCACTTCAATCGTGGCATCCGCCATAGGATACTGCTTAAAGCCAAAGAGTAAGCAATCTGCAATCGCCGGGAAACGTTGCACTATGGCAGTAGTCGAAAGGTCGGTCAAGTCCGGACAAAACCGCCACAGCCGAGAAATTCCCCCTACACCCATGGACCGGGAGCGAGATAATATCGAATAGCAATTCTTAGCGCTGGCAATTCTCGCATCTACAGAATTGAACTCTTGTCATGCCCACCGCCACGATGGATCCGCAAAGCAAAATCGACCTGGCCGACGGTCTGTCGCTTTGGCTGGCCACGCCGCAGCAACGGGCCGCGGCCGGCTACGTGGTCAACGAAATTTTCAAAAAACGGCGCTACGATTATCCCGGTTTCCAAATTCAGCCGACCGATACCATTGTCGATATTGGCGCGAACATGGGCGTGTTTGTGCTGTGGGCTGCCAGGCAAGCACCGCAGGGAAAGGTCATTGCCATTGAGCCCACTAGCGCCATCGACGTGCTGCGCCTGAACCTGGCACGCAACGGCATTACCAACGTGGCGCCGGTGCAGGCGGCGGCCGGCAACGATGGCGGCACGTTTGAAATTGTCACTTACCCGGGCTTCAACATTGTGAACCATCACGCCGGCTGGCAGCCCAAAATGTGGACCAAGTTTTTCATTTGGCTCTTGTACCGCAAATATCAATCGGCACCGGTGACGGAGCGGGCGCCGGTTAAATCGCTGCGGAAGATTTTGGACGAAAATGGCGTGAGCCGCGTCAATTATTTGAAGTGCGATTGCGAAGGGGGCGAGTATGAAATTTTCCGCGAGCTGGACGACGACACCTTTGCCCGCATCGATAAAATTGCCATGGAGTTCCACGAATACGCGCCAGACCAGCACCGCAGTGAATTGATCGAGCTGCTCAACCGGAACGGCTTCCGCGTGGAAGTGCATAAATCGTGGTTCGAATACACGTTTATGAAATACGGAATGCTCTGGGCCGTGCGGAAATAAGGACGATGCCTCCACGCAAAGTAAAATAGAAGTATCGACGTTGTTAAATTTCTGCCGTCCGGACGCGTTTTTTCATTGACCGCCATGTCGAACGTCTCTCGGGAAATTGAGCATCTCCGCGAGGAAATTCGCGCTCACGACCGCAAGTATTACATCGACGCCGCTCCGGAAATCAGCGATCAGGAGTACGACAAGCTTCTAGAACGGCTGAAAAAACTGGAAGCGGAGCATCCGACACTCATCACGCCCGACAGCCCCACTCAGCGTGTGGGAGAGCAGCCTGTATCTGGCCTGAAGCACGTACAGCATCGGCTGCCCATGCTGTCGATCGACAATTCGTACAGCGTGGAAGAGCTGCGGCAGTATGAAACACGCATCGCCAAGCTGCTGGCCGGCGAAAAAGTCGAATGGGTCGTGGAGTTGAAGATCGACGGCGTGGCAGTCGCCTTGCTGTACGAGCACGGGCAGTTGGTGTTGGGCGCCACGCGCGGCAACGGTCAAGTGGGCGACGATGTCACGCACAACATCAAAACCGTGCGCGGCGTGCCCCAACGGCTGCACGGCAAACACATTCCGCCGGTGCTGGAGGTGCGCGGCGAAGTGTACATGACCAACGAAGATTTGGTCCGCCTGAACGAGCAGCAAGCCAATCGCGGCGAACCGCCTTACGCCAATACCCGCAATTGTGCCGCAGGCAGCATTCGCTTGCTGGATCCACGCATTTGTGCCCAGCGTCGGCTGCGATTTTTCTGCCACAGCGTGGGATACGTCGAGGGTCTAAAAGCCCAAACGCACATGCAGTTTCTCGACGAAATGCGCAGCTACGGATTGCCGGCCACGCCCCTGGTGGAAAGCTTTGCGACGTTCGAGGCGGCGCTGGAGCATTGCGAACAGCTCATTGAAAAATTGCACGAGCTCGATTTTGAAGTCGACGGCCTGGTGCTCAAGGTCAACCGCTTCGATCAACGCCAGGGATTGGGCACCACTTCCAAAAGTCCACGCTGGATGATCGCCTACAAGTTTGAAAAATTTGAAGGCCCGACGCGGCTGTTGGACATCAAAGTAAGCGTCGGTAAATCGGGGGCGGTAACGCCGTTTGCCGAACTGGAGCCCATCGAACTGGCCGGCAGCGTCATTCGCCGCGCCAGCCTGCACAACGCGGATGAAATCGAACGTAAAGATTGCCGCGTTGGCGATATTGTGATCGTGGAAAAAGCCGGCAAAGTCATCCCGCACATCGTCCGCACTGAAAAACACAAACGTGAAACAGAACTGGAGCCGTTTCATTTTCCGACCAAATGTCCCGAATGTCATACCAAATTGGTGAAAGACGAAAAGGGCGTTTACATCCGCTGCCCGAATTTACAGTGTCCGGCACAAATGCGCGAACGGCTGCGCTATTACGCCAGCCGCAACGCCATGGATATCGAAGGCCTGGGCGACAAACTCGTGGAGCAATTGGTGCACGATAAGCTGGTGGCTAGCTACGCCGATCTGTACCGGCTCACGCTCGCGCAACTGTGCAGCCTGGAACGGATGGGAGAAAAATCGGCCAACAATTTTTTGGAACAAATCGAGGCCAGCAAATCGCGCGGATTGGCCCGCCTGCTGAATGCGCTATCGATTCGTCACGTCGGCAATCGGGTGGCAACGCTATTGGCCGAGCATTTCGGTTCAATGAAAGAATTGTCTGCCGCCAGCGAGGAAGAACTATCGGAAGTCAACGAAATTGGCCCGACGATTGCCCACAGCGTGTACGAGTTTCTGCATAACCCATTCGGCCGCGCCGCCATTGACGACCTGGCCGAACAGGGCGTGAACATGACAGCCCCGAAAAAATCGGCCGCCACCGGACCGTTGGCGGGAAAAACGCTGGTGGTTACCGGCACGTTGGAAAAATATAGCCGCGAGGAAATCGAGGGGTTGATTGAACAACTCGGCGGCCGCGCCGCTTCCAGCGTTTCGAAAAAGACCGATTATTTAGTGGCCGGCGAGGAAGCCGGTAGCAAACTCGATAAAGCGAAAAAACTCGGCGTGCCGATTCTCAGCGAAGCCGAGTTCAATAAACTGATTAAACAGTGATGCCAGAATTTATTAACCGCAGAGGACACGGAGGAACGCAGAAAAAAAAGAAATGGAAATAAAGAGCCACAGATAAACACGGATGTATCGGATAAGGAGTTTTTGAGCCAACTCGTTGAACAGCAAGAGACTAATTCGTTGCCTGTTCTTTTTTTATCCGTTGTTTATCTGTGTTCATCTGTGGCTAATCGCTGCGGGTTTTAGTTTTTCTCCCGCGTCCACGGTGACCTCTACAGTGCATCATCCAAAATTGGTTTCGCCATGACAGCACCTCCTTGTGCTGCTACTACTGTAATTCACCCAAACAATATGCCCTAGGTCATTTTGTTAGACGCTCTTAGAAAACTACGTTGCCCGGCGGATTTGTCAAAGCCACGGCATTTTCAACGCGCACACGATTGCACTTGAAGCAGTCCGGCAACGTGGCATACGATCTGTTCAGACCAAGCCAATGGGAAGCACAATATGGAATCAGTGGCGCCTGCCGAAGTTAAAATGCCTGTCACCGCGCAGCAGCCGGTGGACATCACCAGCCGCGAATTCAAAGCGCAGGCGGTCGAGTTCTACGCCCGGCTGCGGCGAGAAGCACCGGTGTATCGCACGGTGTTGCCCGACAAAATGCCGGTGTGGATTATCGCCCGGTATGACGACGTGGCCATGGTGCTGAAAGACGATCGCTTTTCGAAAGAATTTCGCACCCTGTTTGAAAATAATCCCAATCTCAAACCACCGTGGGTTCCAAAATTCTTGCTGCCGCTGATGCATCACATGCTGCATTCGGATCCGCCCAACCATACGCGGTTGCGGGCCTTAGTGCAGCAGGCCTTTAAGCCCAGCTTGGTGGAACGGCTGCGTCCGCGCATTGCCGAATTGGCGACCGAATTACTCGCGGCCGCCAAGCAGCGGAAAACGATCGATTTGGTCAGCCAGTTTGCGCTTCCCATTCCCGCGACCATCATTGCGGAGATGCTCGGGGTTCCCGCCAACGACCGGCATAAATTTCATCGCTGGACAACTAAGATGATCGCCAGCGGTGGGCAAAAATTCCGCATCTTGCGGAGCGTGCCGGTGATTTGGCGATTCAACCGCTACCTGCACCAGCTGGTCAAAGCAAAACGGGCCGCGCCACAGAACGACTTGTTGAACGCCTTGCTCGAGGCCGAAGAAGCCGGCGACAAGCTCAGCGAAGATGAACTGGTGGCCATGATGTTTTTGCTGCTGGTTGCCGGGCATGAAACCACGGTGAACTTGATCGCCAGCGGCATGCTTGCCCTGCTCGACCATCCCGACCAAATGCAGCGATTGCGGCAGGAGCCAAGCTTGATCAAAACGGCCGTCGAGGAACTCTTGCGATTTACCAGCCCTGTTGAAACGGGAACGGAACGTTACACGAAGGAAGACGTGACTATTGCTGGCGTAACCATTCCGCGCGGATCGTTAGTGTTGGCGGCCATTGCCTCGGCCAATCGGGACGAGCAGCACTTTTCGAACCCCGATCAATTGGACATTGCCCGGGAGCCGAACAAGCACCTTTCGTTTGGCCTGGGGCCGCATTTCTGCCTTGGCGCGCCCTTGGCGCGTTTAGAAGCACAAATTGCTTTCACGATTCTGCTGGAGCAAACCACCGATATCCGGCTGGCCACTGCTCGAGAGAAGTTGACTTGGAACCGCGGGATTGTTTTGCGCGGAGTTGAATCGTTGCCGCTGGAAGTGAAATGGCGGTGAGGCTTAAATCGACAGCCTTATGCGTTGCATTCGCGCAGAAACTCCCGGGTGACGGGATTTTGGGGCGCATCAAAAATTTGTGCGGGCGGGCCGCTTTCGGCGACCACCCCCTCGTGAAACACATGCACGGTTTTGGCGGCCCGGCGGGCAAAATTCATGGCATGCGTGACGACAATCATGGTTTGGCCGCTGGAGGCTAAATCGGCCATCACGGCCAGCACCTCGGCGGTCATCCGCGGGTCGAGCGCGCTGGTCGGCTCGTCGAACAGCATCGCCTTGGGCTGCATGGCCAGCGCTCGGGCAATGGCCACGCGCTGCTGCTGGCCGCCGGAAAGCTTGTCGGGACGCACGTCGATTTTTTCCGCCAGGCCGACGCGATCCAAGAGCAATTTTGCGCGATCGACGGCTTCCTGGCGGGGCATTTTTAACACGCGAATCGGCGCTTCAATCACGTTTTCCAGCACGGTTAAATGCGGGAACAAATTGAATTGCTGGAACACCATTCCCAATTGCAATCGCACGGCCCGCAACGTTTGCTGAGCTTGGCGGCTGGGCAATCCGGACATGAGGGCGATGCCGCCAATGCGCACTTCTCCAGCCTGAAAATTCTCCAGCCCGTTCAAACAGCGTAAAAACGTGCTTTTACCGCCGCCGGAGGGGCCGATGATGGCCGCCACTTCTCCCTCGGCCACGGTTAACGACACGCCCCGTAGCACTTGCAGCGGGCCGTGCGATTTATGCAAATCAACCGTTTCAATCATGGGCAGCAGTAGGTTTATAAGGAAACCAGGAAACCAGGAACGACAGACGATTGTTTTGAGCTTATTTTGAAATAACTCGCTTAATTTCCAGTGTGGGCTTGGCAAAATTCAAAAGCAATCCATGCTCCCGATTGACAGCACGCAAATAAGATTTCACGATCGCAAAGTGAATGTCTTCAAAATCTTTGATTGTTTTGAGTTCGACCACGATGGTTCGCTCGATGAATAAATCAAGTCGATGTCTACCAACTTCGTGACCGTCGTATTCAATGACCACATCGACTTGCTTTTCCACAAATAAATTTCGTTTTTGTAGCTCAATAACCAACGCCGCTTCATAAATCGATTCCAAATAGCCAGGTCCAAGCCGCCGATGGACTTCGATTGCACCACCGATAATTTGTTCGGTCAATTTCTTGTGCTCAAGCGACATTGTTTTCATTCCTGGTTTCTTGGATTCCTTATAAATTTTTCAGGTATCATCAAGAGGACGGTATGTCGCCGGACAGGCGGCGTTCGCTCCAGCGGGAGAAGACGGAAAGCGGGAAGCTCATCAGCATGTACAGCACGGCGGTGATGGCGGCCAGTTGCACAATGGCGCCGGTGCTTTGTGCCAGAATCGAATAACGCTTGGTCAACTCAACAATGGTGATGACCGAGCAGACCGAAGTATCTTTGAACAGGGCGATAAAATCGTTCGTCACCGGCGGAATGACAATGCGAAAAGCCTGCGGCAAAATAATGCGGTGAATTGCTTGCCCCGGCGTTAACCCCAGGGCCAGCGCGGCTTCCATTTGGCCGCGTGGAATGGCTTGCAGCCCGGCGCGGTAAATTTCCGATTCGTACGCGGAATAATTGATCGCCAATCCGGCAATGCCCGCCACCAGCGCCGGCAGCGCCAAGCCGATTTTGGGAAACAAAAAGAAAATCACGAACAGTTGCAGCATCAGCGGCGTGCCGCGCAACACTTCTACGTACAAACCCAAAAGTGTGGCGATAATCTTCGGGCCGTACAATCGGCCAATGGCCACACCAATGCCAATGGCAATCGCCAGCGGAAACGACACGACCGAAAGAAGAACCGTCATGCCCGCCGCTTCCAGTAGCATAGGCAAGTTGAGCACAAGAACCTGCCAGAAGGAAACCGCTTCGGCCGGCTGTCCTTCGCCTGCACCGCGCAGCATGAGCATTTGATAGCGGCCGTCCAAATCCCAGCGGTCGTACAATGCTTTCAGGCGACCATCAGCGATAATTTTTCTCAGCGCTTCGTTCAGCGCGGCCAGCAGTTTCGGATCGTTCCGGCCAACCAGGCCCACGTAGTATCCGCCTTGGGCCGGCCACTCAATCAAATTCAGTTGCGGAAAGCGGTCGATATAAAAATTGGCGACGCAATCGTCGGCCACGGTGGCGTCGAGGACCCCGGTTTGCACGTGCTCCATGGGTTCAGTATTGCCGGAGTAAGAAATGACCTCGATCTGGTAACTGTCATGGTCGTGCAGCTTGGTCAAATATTCGTCGGCTTCCGATCCCCCCAGCACGCCAATTTTCCAGGCGCCGCCGTCGGGCTTGGCGGTTTTCAGTTGGTTCCAAGATTTCAGCGGCCCATCCCCCTTGGCCATCAATTGCAGGCCGAAAGCATAGTACGGCCGCGTGCAGAGATAATTGGCCAACCGAGCGGGCGTCCGCTCAAAGCCGTTGAGGGCCAAGTCGATTTGGTTGTCGAGCATTTGCGGCAACTCTTCCCATTGACCCTGGTAGAACTTGGCTTTCACGCCCAACTCTTGGGCCAGCATGTCGGCCAGTTCGACTTCAAAGCCGATCAAATGTTCGGGATTTTTGGGATCGGGGAAAATGTACGGCCCGCCTCCTTCTTGATCGGCGCCCCAAATTAGCGTGCCGCGGCGATGAATTTCGTCCAGCGCATCGCCGGCTTGGACGGAATGCACGTTGCAGTGCAGCAAGTAAACACTGCTCAGCAAGGCAGGAAGTAAACCGCCGCGGAGAAATAGCAGTAAACGCGAATGCTTCATCAAGAACTCCTGCCTTGGGCAATACCCGAAACGGGCTCTGACAAAACGTGAGCCAGGCTGGTTCGCGCCTTTTGTGCGATTATTTGCCGCGAATGTCAAGCGGAATCGCTAGGTTGTAGGGCATGCTGTTTATCGCAGCGGTCCGATTCGGCACAGGCCTGCCGCCAGGCGCCCAGCCAGGTATTAAGAAAGCTGCCGAACAACAGGCCGCCGAACGCGCCCAGCACGCCCGACGAAACGGCGCCCAATAGAATGCCCCGCAACGGCACCGTGGTGGAATTGACCAAAATCCACTGTCCAAGCCAGCTGCCAATTACGGTGCCCGTAAAGGTGGAGGCCAAAATCACCCAGCCCAAGGGAGTTCGCTGCGAAAGGCGAGAGACCGAGTGCGAACCGTCCAAACGCACCGGTACCGGCACGGAAAACGGTTCTCCTTGCATTGTCGTTTCATTGGCGGCTGACAACTGCGAAGCCTCATCACGCAACGAAGTGCCCAGCGCATTTCCCGCCACGTGCAGTCCAACCAGCACGAGCACGACCGACAGTCCGCAGGAAGCCAACGGGCCAATCGCCCCGCAAATGGCAAATAAAATCGCCAAGATGCTTACCGCCCAAAACATCGTCCGCAAAGAAAACTGCGGCGATATTGACCGAGCCGGCGGTTCAATCGCGGTGGGAAGGCTCATGCCCGATATTATAGAACCCGGTTCCCAAAAGAACCAACAGCGCCGCATTCAGGTCGTCGCCTAATTTGGCCGCTCAGCGATGTAGCGACGACTATCCTCAGCCGTTTTTGTTCGAGAAAACCGCCGGCGTCTAGGGACAGACGCCGCTCCATTTCTTCAAATTAGGCGACGACCTGCATTCAAAGCGATCGATGCCATGTGCTTGCGGAGGATGAGCCGCTAATAACGTGGAGGCCCGGCGGCGCATAAAAAAACCCGCCGAGGCAAATCTGCCGGCGGGCTGCCGTATCTATACGGCGAAGAAAAAAGTTCATTGGAAAATTCGCTGAAAACTGCTGAGAAATTGCCCACGCAACAATTCCTCATGCCAGTCGGCCCGGTGGATTCAACATGACAGGCCCTCCTATGTGCAAGTGACGAAAAAACGATTGAAAACGGGCGAATTCGGACCAGCGCTCAAGCACTGAAATCTTGTTATCAAAAATCGCCCCCAATTGTCAACGGTTTTTTCGCGCGGATCTAAATCCATTCTATATTTTTTCTAATTGGCATTCGCTTTGAATCGCTTGTACCGAATGCGCGGATCGGCAAAAGCGAAAATGGAATCGGCGACGAAATGTCTCAAAAACATAGCCGTATTCTCTCATTTCGAGACGTTGGCTTTAAGCTGGGCAGACTTTCCATTCCGGCTTCTTTTGGCTGTCGGAGGCAATAAATTCCCGATCTCCATAAACAAGCATGAGTTATAGCGAACACGAAATTTCGTCGTGCCACTTTGGTATAGACGTTGCTAAAGAGCTACATGCCCAGTGAGTTAATTCAATTGCTTCCGAACGTTTTACAGCACGAGGGAAAAGAGCCTACAGCAAAAAACACCGCAAAAAACCGAGCCAAGGCCGTAGATCAATTGCCAGGCTTGTGAATGGTTGACCAGCCGCAGATAGCACTGATTTTACGGAGGATTTGACTGCGAAAAAAAATATAGGAAACCGGGAACAGTACGCGGGGGAACATGAGGAAGAGGCTTGACCCGGGCGTGGAAGGTTTCGCAGCTCAGTGACTGCAGCTCTTGATTACAACCTTCGCGTCCTGGCTTTCCAGGGGGCGGCCGCGGTGCCAGCCGGGCCGCCCCCGA
Proteins encoded:
- a CDS encoding NAD-dependent epimerase/dehydratase family protein, whose product is MTTFVTGGSGFLGNNVVRLLLARGQAVRVLVRAGSSSQPFDGLAVEKVPGDVCDAASIQRAMAGAEKVIHCAGMVHIGWTGLAEQRAINVEGTRHVAEAALQQGARLVHVSSIDALAVRSLDNPVDENTPVDGEVPCPYVITKREAEQVVLECVARGLNGVIVNPGFMLGPWDWKPSSGRMLLKISSGWAMLAPPGTNSYCDVRDVAAGILAALERGRTGQRYILAGQTLTYRKALKILAPTTGSRPPIRTAIQPTIKLIGRAGDLLTWITGHESDVNSAATAMSLLPKNYSSAKAAAELGYHTRSLDQSASDAWQWLKQHGYVKK
- a CDS encoding beta-ketoacyl-[acyl-carrier-protein] synthase family protein; translated protein: MSQADQHRDVVITGLGVVSPIGIGPKAFWSSLQAGRSGVRPITQFDTSALPVQFGAEVVDFDPKAYVRPRKSLKLMSREIQFGFAAADMAVTSAGLTSPFAEPDRCGVVFAADMIYCELAELENAYRRCLAQGEFDFADWAPAAMTDVYPLFLLRNLPNMIACHVAIVHDARGPCNTIGHSDVGSLAALAEAVRAIERDSADVMLAGGVGCRIHPTAMAYRGDGDLSHRSDDPASASRPFDAQRDGLVNGEGAAAFVLESRQHAQRRGAPILAQVLSYASAHEPLRGNQAVYAEPLTGSAIRQVIAEALRRAHLQPGEIGHVNAHGLSTMEDDRCEAQAIHALLGDVPVTAPKSFFGHLGSGGGALELAASVVGLQAGEIPITLNYQHPDPACPVNVIHGSALRTNRGTASLHVFSGESSLGAASNTVLKLSTSRLGHAAAMIIAAG
- a CDS encoding N-acetyltransferase, whose protein sequence is MADATIEVQPTRSWRDRRAFMKFAWDHYRNDPMWIPPLRGEFKRLVGWKYHPFQEIGEVQTFIARRNGQVVGRIAGIVNHEHNRHHHERRGFWGFFDCIDDKAVAHALFDAVRSWLAERNLHALRGPVNPSFNYEIGLLIEGFDDPPTFMMTYNPPYYAALIESYGFAKAHDLFAYIGYKKDLDHQVPRVATLVNRVTETFNVKTRPMDRGRFQEDLETFLHVYNASFLHIWGFVPITRAEIQWTARDLKHLIIPELTCVAEVEGKAIGAVFGLPDYNPRIKAIDGRLFPFGFLKLLSKKRNLKRVRLISTNVIPEYQKWGIGVVLLISLVPKGLAIGMEEAEFSWVSEANTLAVASLEKGGARLYKKYRLYDLAATEHLAKINDQ
- a CDS encoding FkbM family methyltransferase; the protein is MPTATMDPQSKIDLADGLSLWLATPQQRAAAGYVVNEIFKKRRYDYPGFQIQPTDTIVDIGANMGVFVLWAARQAPQGKVIAIEPTSAIDVLRLNLARNGITNVAPVQAAAGNDGGTFEIVTYPGFNIVNHHAGWQPKMWTKFFIWLLYRKYQSAPVTERAPVKSLRKILDENGVSRVNYLKCDCEGGEYEIFRELDDDTFARIDKIAMEFHEYAPDQHRSELIELLNRNGFRVEVHKSWFEYTFMKYGMLWAVRK
- the ligA gene encoding NAD-dependent DNA ligase LigA, producing MSNVSREIEHLREEIRAHDRKYYIDAAPEISDQEYDKLLERLKKLEAEHPTLITPDSPTQRVGEQPVSGLKHVQHRLPMLSIDNSYSVEELRQYETRIAKLLAGEKVEWVVELKIDGVAVALLYEHGQLVLGATRGNGQVGDDVTHNIKTVRGVPQRLHGKHIPPVLEVRGEVYMTNEDLVRLNEQQANRGEPPYANTRNCAAGSIRLLDPRICAQRRLRFFCHSVGYVEGLKAQTHMQFLDEMRSYGLPATPLVESFATFEAALEHCEQLIEKLHELDFEVDGLVLKVNRFDQRQGLGTTSKSPRWMIAYKFEKFEGPTRLLDIKVSVGKSGAVTPFAELEPIELAGSVIRRASLHNADEIERKDCRVGDIVIVEKAGKVIPHIVRTEKHKRETELEPFHFPTKCPECHTKLVKDEKGVYIRCPNLQCPAQMRERLRYYASRNAMDIEGLGDKLVEQLVHDKLVASYADLYRLTLAQLCSLERMGEKSANNFLEQIEASKSRGLARLLNALSIRHVGNRVATLLAEHFGSMKELSAASEEELSEVNEIGPTIAHSVYEFLHNPFGRAAIDDLAEQGVNMTAPKKSAATGPLAGKTLVVTGTLEKYSREEIEGLIEQLGGRAASSVSKKTDYLVAGEEAGSKLDKAKKLGVPILSEAEFNKLIKQ
- a CDS encoding cytochrome P450 encodes the protein MESVAPAEVKMPVTAQQPVDITSREFKAQAVEFYARLRREAPVYRTVLPDKMPVWIIARYDDVAMVLKDDRFSKEFRTLFENNPNLKPPWVPKFLLPLMHHMLHSDPPNHTRLRALVQQAFKPSLVERLRPRIAELATELLAAAKQRKTIDLVSQFALPIPATIIAEMLGVPANDRHKFHRWTTKMIASGGQKFRILRSVPVIWRFNRYLHQLVKAKRAAPQNDLLNALLEAEEAGDKLSEDELVAMMFLLLVAGHETTVNLIASGMLALLDHPDQMQRLRQEPSLIKTAVEELLRFTSPVETGTERYTKEDVTIAGVTIPRGSLVLAAIASANRDEQHFSNPDQLDIAREPNKHLSFGLGPHFCLGAPLARLEAQIAFTILLEQTTDIRLATAREKLTWNRGIVLRGVESLPLEVKWR
- a CDS encoding amino acid ABC transporter ATP-binding protein — protein: MIETVDLHKSHGPLQVLRGVSLTVAEGEVAAIIGPSGGGKSTFLRCLNGLENFQAGEVRIGGIALMSGLPSRQAQQTLRAVRLQLGMVFQQFNLFPHLTVLENVIEAPIRVLKMPRQEAVDRAKLLLDRVGLAEKIDVRPDKLSGGQQQRVAIARALAMQPKAMLFDEPTSALDPRMTAEVLAVMADLASSGQTMIVVTHAMNFARRAAKTVHVFHEGVVAESGPPAQIFDAPQNPVTREFLRECNA